Sequence from the Corallococcus sp. EGB genome:
CTGGGAGAACTCTCCCTGGTGCGTGGCGAACTGCGCGAGCGCCGGAGCGCCGCCGTCCTGGAAGAGCTGGCGCGCGGTGTCCACCGCGTCCCGCGCGTGCACCGTCACGGTGGAGCCGCGGGCGTCCGTCACCTTCACCGCGCCGTCCGCCTGGCCCTGGGCACGGATGAGCAGGGCGCCCGCGTCGTCGCGCGCGACCATGCCATCCTCCAGCGGCTCGAAGTAGCGCACCACGGGCTCCTTGCCCTCGCGCTGCAACTCCAGACGCATGACGCCGGACTCCGGGTCGCGGGTCATCTTCAGCGTGTCCGTGGGGCTGAGCTTCACGATGCGCGTGTTCGGGTCTTCGCCCTCCACGCTGCCCACCGGGTTGCTCCCGCTCCAGAACTCAATGCTGTTGACGACGAGCGAGTCCACCAGCGCGCCGATTTCATAGACGGGGATGATGACGAAGACGAGGAACACCAGCCACTGGACGAACTTGTTTCCGGAGACGCCCTTGTTGAACTGCCAGATCTTCTGCGTGAGCTTGAACGAGCCGAAGCAGCCCGTGGCGTGCATCATCAGAACACCCGCGCACAGCACGCCAAGCCAACGGGACGAACGCATCTGCATTGAAATCTCTCCTGGGAATGGGGCAACGCCTGACAGCGGCCGCACCATGCCATGAAGGATCAATCAGACTCGCTCTGGACCAGTCCGTACTTGTGCAGCAGCGAATAGAGATGCTTGCGGTCCAGCTCCGCCTCTCTGGCGGCGCGGGCGATGTTGCCGCGGGCACGGCCCAAAAGTCGCGTGAGGTACTCGCGCTCGAAGGCACGTATGAGTTCGTCCTTGCACACTTTGAACGGCCCGGTGAACTCCACCGGCAGGAAGTCGCCGGCGGGCGCGGGCACGTCGCGGGTGAACTCGCGCAGGAGGTTGTCTCCCGCGAGGCCCGGGATGTCCACCATGTGCCGCGCGCGCTCCAGGGCGTTGCGCAGCTCGCGCACGTTGCCCGGCCACGTGTGTCCCAGGAACTGCTCCTGGATCTTCTCCGGCAGCCGGGGCCACAGGCCTTCGCCCGCGAACGCATCCACGAGCAGCGGGATGTCCTCCTTGCGGTCGCGCAAGGGCGGCAGGTTGACGGTGAAGACAGACAGGCGGAAGTAGAGGTCCTCGCGGAAGCGGCCCGCCTGCGTCTCCGCCCAGAGGTCCTTCTTGCTGGCCACGACGATGCGCGCGTCGAAGGAGATGGGCGTCGAGGAGCCCAGGCGGCGGAACTCGCGGTCCTCGATGGCGCGCAAGAGCTTGGGCTGCAGGTCCAGGGCGAGGTCGTCGATTTCGTCCAGGAAGAGGGTGCCGCCGTGGGCTCGCTCCAGACAGCCGATGCGCTGGCCCACCGCGCCGGTGAAGGCGCCCTTCTCGTGACCGAACAGCTCGGACTCGATGAGCGAGTCGGACACGCTCGCGCAGTCGAAGACGACCAGGGGCCCGGCGGCGCGGGGGCTCAACTTGTGGATGGCCTTGGCGCCCGCGCCCTTGCCAGAGCCCGTCTCGCCCACCAGCAGCACGGTGGAGTCCGTGGGGGCGATGCGCTGCAGGAGCGCGAAGATCTGCCGCATGGGCACGCTGCGGCCCACGAGGTCGCCCAGCCGGTCCTCCGCGGTGGGCTCCACCTGCACGGGCGCCATCTGCGGGCTGAAGCGCAGGCGCACGTCGCCCACTTCCAGGAGGGCGCCGGGGCGCAGGTAGGCCTCTCGCACCTGGGCGCCGTCGAGGAACGTGCCGTTGGTGGAGCCCAGGTCCTGCACGAGGAACCGGTCACCCTGGCGGCGCACCACCAGGTGGTTGCGGCTGACGGTCGGGTGGTCGATGACGACGTCGTTGTCGGTGGACTTGCCGACGCGCAGGTCCTCCGTCGCGAGCGGGTACACGGTGCCGGCGCGTTCGGTATCCAGCAGCACCAGGTGGAAGCGCTGCGCGGACAGCCGTTCTCCCTGCGCCCGTGCGGCGACGACGGTGTGCGTGGGAATGGGGGCGGGAGGCACGGGGGGCATGAGCGGGCGGGGATTCTAGACGGCTTCTTGCCCGCGCGGGCTGTCTCTCGGTGCACACCGTGCCCGCCCGGAGGGCGGCCGGGCTCGGCGCGTCAAAAGCGTGTGTGGCAGATGGTTTTCTCGCGGTGCGAGAGGGACGGCTGCGACCCCTGATTGGGGTACTTCAGGATGAAAGCATCGCGCGAGCCCTGGTGGGTGCTGGAGACCTCCTCCGCCTTTCCATCAAAGACAACGGCCGCCCTCCCCATGATGGGAAGGACGGCCGTGTCGGGGCTTCGGTGTGGAGGCGCCGTCAGTCGCCTTCGTAGATGCCGATGAGGCCCGGGGTGACGACACCCGTCTTCGTGTTCTTGAGGCCCTCGAAGGAGACGAGGACGCGGCGCGTGCTGGAGGATCGGTCGAACTGGATGTCGGACACGCTGCTGGAGGAGGTGAGCACGTTGCCGAAGACCTCGGTGCTGTACTTCACGGTGCTGCCACCCTTGAGGCGCGTGATGCCGCCCCACCAGTTGGCGCCCACCCAGAGGCTGCCGTCCCACGGGTCCGTCGCCACGGCGGACGTGGGCGCCATCGCGGGGGTGTTGCCGTTGGCGGGCATGTAGTTGACCAGGTCCTTCATCACCTTGGTCTCCACGGTGCCGTTGGCGCTCAGGCGCGCGAGGCCGTAGTAGAAGGAGCTGACCCACACACCATCGTTGGCCGCTGGCGCCATGCCGGAGACGTTGTCATCCACGCGCTGGGCCTCGGTCGGGTAGTTCGGCACGGCGTCAGGCCAGATGTCGAAGCGGTTCCAGTCGTAACCCTTGTTTTCCGTCTCGGATTGGGCCTGCCAGTAGTTGTCCCCGTTGGTGCCATAGCGGAAGCGCGTGGAGCGGATCTGCCCGCCGAAGAAGACGTCGTGGTTCTCGGTGATGGAGATGCCGAAGTAGCGGTCCGACAGCAGCTCGCCCTTGGAGCCCGCGATGGCGGGGTGCACGTGCTCGTAGAGGCCCGCGCACTCGAACTCCCACTTGAAGCCTTCCGTGGTCCAGGGCCGCGGATCCCAGCAGTACGACGGAACGATGCCGTTGAACTTCGCGTTGCCCATGGCGAAGCCGTGGTTGCCGCCGAACCAGACGACCTCCTTCACCGGGTCGTAAGCGATGCGGTAGATGGTGCAGAGCTTCTCGCGCCCGCGCATTTCGTTGCTGACCTTCTTGGGCCCGGTGTGGATGTCGTAGTGCACGACGTCGATGCTGCCGTCGGCCTTGAGCGTCACCTTGTCCGCGTCACCGCTCTTGTAGACGCTCGCGTCCGGCTCGCGGTGGTCATTCTCCGCCTGATCCCACTCGTCCTCGCAGGTGGGCATGCCCGCCTTGGGCGGCTTGCCCGCGTAGCCCACGAACACCGTGCCCGCGGGGCCGCCCGCCACGGAGATGACCTTGAGGTACGGAACGCCCGGAGGCGCACCGCCCACGCCGTCGCGCATGCGGCCAAAGGGACGAAGGCCCTCGGACATCGTGAAGCGCTGAATCGTGTGGGAGCCCTTCTTGATGAGGAACAGGCCCTCCTCACCGCCCGCGACCCAGACGTTGCCGCCCTGGTCGGCCGTGATGCCATACACGTAGCGAGGCGCGCCCTGTTCCTGGTTGTAGAAGGTCCACCCCGGAGCCGAGGGGAGGGGATAGGTCTGCACCTTCTCTGCCGGGCCCGTGCCCCCGTCGGTGCCCGTGCCCGCATCCGTGCCGGTGCCCGCGTCCGTGCCCGCATCGGGAACCTGCGTGCCCGCATCGGGAACCTGCGTGCCCGCATCGGGAACCTGCGTGCCCGCATCGGGAACCTGCGTGCCCGCATCGGGAACCTGCGTGCCGGCGTCCGGCAGCTGCGAGTCCTCCACGGGCGTCACCGGCACCACCGGGTCGTCCACCCGCCCCGTTCCGCTGTCGTCCCCACCACACCCCGTCCAGCCCAGCGCCCCTGCCAGGAGGAGCGCCCCCCACCGCAACCCTTGCTTCATATCGACGGCCACCTCACCCCGGTCCGGGGGAAGGTCCCCCGGCGCGAACCCATTGTTCGCCGGCATCAAGGCAAGGAGGGTGCCAGCCCCCGGAGGCCGGCAACCGTCGGAACACCGGCAGTGCGCGCCCGTGGAGCGGCAGGGGGTGGGCAACCTTGTACCCACTGTGTGAACGCCAGAGTCCCGGTGTGCCCCCCAACCGTGCTAGGGCCTGGGCAATGGCTGGGAACGACTCACGCGGCCGCACCCCGTTGTCCCTGGTGGGACAGGAGCCGGACCTCGTCTTCTACACACGGCAGGCCTCGGAGCTCGGCGGGCCCGTGCTCGTGCTGGGCGCGGCCAATGGCCGGGTGCCCTGGGCGCTCGCGGGCCACGGCTTCACCACCGTGGGGGTGGATCCCTCCGAGGCGATGATCCGCTCCGCCGAGGAGCGCCGCGCCTCCGAGGCCCCGGACGTCTCCGAGCGCACGCGCCTCATCGCCGCGGATCCGCGCGCGCTGCGGCTGCCGGAGCAGTTCCCCCTGGTGCTCGCCCCACAGCACGCGCTGGGCCTGATGGCCGGCCGCGATGACCTGGAGGCGTTCCTCGCCACCGTGCGCCACCACCTGGCTCCGGGCGGAACGTTCATCTACGACGTGCTCAACGCCCCGCGCGAGCCCGTGCTGCCTCGCGATGACGACGAGCCCGGCTCCGCGGTGGAGCCCCGCCGCCCCCTCTTCGCCCTGCACCTGCGCGAGCGGCGCACCGCGGGAGGTCCCAGCCCCATCCGCCGCCTCAAGCTGCGCCACTTCCTCCCCGAGGAGCTGGAGAACGCCCTCGTCGCCAGCGGCCTCACGCTGCGCGAGCGCTACGGCCGCTTCGACGGCAAGCCCTTCGACCTGGAGGACCTGCGCCAGATTGGCGTCGCCGGGACGTGAGCCGCTGCTTCAGCGCTCGAAGCGGTAGCCCAGGCCGCGCACCGTGAGGAAGTGCCGGGGCGCTTCCGGGTCGGCCTCGAACTTCAGCCGCAGCTGGCGCATGAAGTTGTCCACCGTGCGAGCGCTGCCCTCGTAGTGGTAGCCCCACGCGCCGGACAACAGCTCCTCGCGGGTGAAGGTGCGGCCCGGGTGCGCGAGGAAGTGCGCCAGCAGCTTGAACTCCTGCGCCGTCAACTCCACCGGCTGCCCGTCGCGAGCCACCGTGCGCTGCGCCAGGTCCACCTTCACGTCCCCGAACGTCACCGGCGGCTGCGTGGTGCCCGTGGCCCCGAACCTCCGGCGCAGCACCGCCTTGATGCGCGCGAGCAGCTCCTGGAGGCCGAAGGGCTTCACCACGTAGTCGTCCGCGCCCAGGTTGAGGCCCAATATCTTGTCCGCCTCCTGGCCCCGCGCGGAGAGCACCACCACGGGCGTGTCCCGGCCGCGCTGGCGCAGCTCGCGGATGACCTCGTAGCCGTTCAGCTCCGGCAGCATCAGGTCCAGCACCAGCAGGTCCGGCGCCTCGTCCAGCGCCTTGGCCAGGCCCGTGCGGCCATCCTGGGCCTGGAGGACCTCGTAGCCCTCGAAGCGCAGGTTCATGGACACGCCGGTGAGGATGGACAGGTCGTCCTCCACGACCAGGATGCGCTGGGGCTTCTCCTCGGAAGGGACGGACGTGCTCATGCGCGGCCCACCGGCAGCTGGATGGTGAAGCAGCTGCCCTGGCCGGGCTCGCTCCTCACGGTGATGCGGCCGCCGTGCGCGTCCACGATGCGCTTGCTGATGGCGAGCCCCAGGCCGCTGCCCTCCGTCTTGCGCGTGAGCAGGTTGTCCACCCTGTAGAAGCGCTCGAAGATGCGCTTCCGGTCCTTCCTGGCGATTCCCACCCCGTTGTCCTCCACCGACAGATTCACGTGGCCGCCCTCTCTCCATGCCCGGAGGGCGATCCTGCGGTTCGTGGGCCCACTGTACTTGTAGGCATTCTGCAACAGGTTGAGCAGCGCGCCCGCCACCGCGACGCGGTCCACGTCCACTTCGGGCAGCCCGTCATCCACCACCACGGTGAACTCCATGCCGTCGCCGTGACGCTGCGTGCGGAAGGCCGCCACCGCCGCGTCCACCACGTCCGTCACCGGCAGGGACTCGCGCTGGTACACCTTGCGGCCGCTCTCGATGCGCGCCCAGTCCAGCACCCGCTCGATGAGGTCCGACAGCCGCTCGGTCTCCTTCGTGAGCAGGTTGAGCACCTCCTGCGTCTGCGCCGGGTCCTTCAGCCGGCCCAGGGCCAGCGTCTCGATGAACATGCGGATGGAGGTGAGCGGCGTGCGCAGTTCATGGCTCACCAGCGACACGAAGTCCGTCTTCATGCGCGACAGGCGCGCCTCGCGGTAGAGCACTCGCGCGGTGTAGCCCACGCCGAAGGTGAGCGTCAGGTAGAACAGGCCCAGCAGCACGCCGTACACGGCGCGGTTGCGCGTGGAGGCGCTCGCCACGGGGTCCTCGCCCGTGGGCAGCACCACCAGGCGGAAGTCCTGCAGCGGCGCGGACAGCACCCGCTCCGCGAGCACCGGCGGCCCCAGCGCGTTCTGCCGCGCCTGGGCCACCTCCGACATCAGCCGGTTGACGAGCCCGCCTTCACCGGACGTATCGCGCGGCACGGGCAGCAGCGTGAAGCGCACGGGCTCCGACGTGGCCCGCACCTGCGCCTTGTCCGCCAGGAGCGCGTCCAGCGCCGCGTTCGACAGGCGCACGCCCCGCACGGTGGCGCCCTGGCGCTCGGCGGCCACCATCACCGCGCGGCCGCTGGTGGCGAGCGAGAAGACGGTGGGCACCGTGGGCAGCGAAGCGGCCTCCGGCACCAGCGCCGCCAGGGCCTCCGCCAGCTGCGGGTCCTTCGTGCGCACCAGGCCGTTCTCCACGTGGAAGGTGCCCTCGGGGTCGGACAGCTCCTGGTCGTCCGGCAGGAGGAACGCCAGCCGGTCGCCCCCCTGCACCAGGCGCCCGCTGTTGAGCGCGCGCGGCACCTCCGCGGACAGGTCCGCCAGCGTCCCCCGCCACGCGGACTCCAGGCGTTTCTCCACCGCGGCGCGCTCGTTGATGATGGCCACGACGCCGAAGCCCGACAGGCCGGCCGAGGGGAGCACGACCAGCAGGATGAGCAGCGCGAACGTGCGCCGGAAGCTGAGGATGACGGGCGCGGGACGGGTCACGACTCCTGAGTGTCTACACGCGACGGCGGCCGGGTGCTCGCGGCTTTTGGGGGGAGGGGGATGCTTCCCGACACTGTCGGGGGACACACGGCGGGTGTGGAAGGGTTCGACTTCCGGGGGGCGGCTGGGGGAGCATGCGGCCCGCGGGAAGGCGTGTGAGCTGGGCCGGCACGCTCCCGACAGGCCGTGGGGCTTGCGCGCATGCTGGGGCCGGAGGAGCGCGCGACGCCTTCGCGGGGAGGGCAGTTCCGATGCGACGGCAGGGATGGGCCGCGCTGTGCGCGGTGACGACGCTGGTGCTGTCGGGTTGCAAGGAGCGCGAGGTGGCGGGCACCTGGAGCAACGCCTCCGGATCCGTGGCGCTCAGCCGGGATGACTCGCTGCTCTACGTGGTGGACTCGGACAACGGCATCCTCGCCGTGGTGGACACCGAGCGCCGGGAGAAGGTGTCCGAGGTGCGGGTGGGCCCGCGTCCGGAGCGCGTGACGGTGGGCCCGGACGACACCGTGTACGTGACGAACCGGGGCGGACGCAGCGTGTCCGTCATCCGCAAGGGAGAAGCGGTGGAGGCCGCGCGCATCCCGGTGGGCGTGGAGCCCACGGGGCTCACGGTGTCGCCGGACGGCCGCACGCTGTACGTGGTGAACAGCGCCACGCGTGAGTCCGCCGCGCGGGGCAGCCTCACCGCCATCGACACGGACTCGCTCACCGCGCGCTGGGAGCTGCCGCTGGGCGAGGAGCCGCGCGGCATCGCGCTCCTGGAGGACGGCCGCAAGGCGGCGGTGACGCTGTTCCGCCAGGGCGACGTGATGACGGTGGACCTGTCCAACGCGGACCAGCCCCGGGTGATGCGCGACGGCACGGACCTGCTCGCGAAGGCCAACCGGCCGTTGGCCGCGGGAGCCATCGGGGCTCGCTCGAACTCCGATGCGCCGCTGCCCCCGTCTTCCCAGGCGGGTCCGCGCTCCTTCCGGTCGCGCGGCATGGTGGACCTGTTGGGCGCTCCGGACGGACGGCGCCTCTTCGCGCCGGTGCTGTGGTCGCGCGAGGACCCCCTGGGCGGGCCCGTGGACGGCAGCGATCCGGCGCTGGGGGACTCCATGTACGGCGGCGGGACGCCGTGCGGCGCGGCGGCGGGCGGCGGCGTGGTGGCCGCGGGCCTCATCACCTTCGACGCGGAGGGCGAATCGCCCCGGCCGGTGGTGGACGACCTGGACGAGTGCAGGCCGCCGCCGGAGGAGAAGCCGGACTATCCCACGTCGCTCATCGCGAGCCCGTCGTTCACGAAGTCCCTGCAGGGGCCGGCGGCGGCGGTGGTGGACCCCACGGGCGCGTGGCTGTTCCTGGTGAACCAGGGCTCGAACAACGTGGCCGTCGTGCCCTCGTGGCGCCGCTCCGGTTCGGACCTGGAGAGCACGTTGAGCCCGGTGCGCCAGCTGGTGGACGTGGGCGCGGGGCCCAACGGCATCGCGCTCACGCGAGACGGGCGCAAGGCGTACGTCTACAACGCGTTCGACCACACGGTGAGCACGCTGGTGTCCTCCGGGAACGAGCTGGGCGGCATCCGCGAGGAGGGCCAGCGCCTGGCCATCGCGGGCGACACGCTGTCGCCCATGGCGGCGGCGGGCCGGCGGATGTTCTTCAGCGCGGTGGATGAGCGGATGACCCGCCCTTCCGTGGCGGTGTCCTGCGCGTCGTGCCACCTGGAGGGCCGCGAGGACGGCCACGTGTGGGGCTTCCCGGACGGGCCGCGCCAGACGCCCAGCCTGGCGGGGCGCATGACGACGGCCACGGCGCCCTTCCACTGGAGCGGCGAGTTCTCCGCGCTGGGGGACTTCATGAGCGCCACGGTGAAGGACCGCATGGGCGGCCAGGAGCTGGACACGGACACGGTGGCGAAGCTGGGCGCGTTCATCGACGCCATCCCCGCGCCGGACAACGCGTTCAAGGGCGAGCCGCTGACGGCGCAGCAGGCGCACGGGGCCGCGCTCTTCGCGCAGGCGAAGTGCGACACGTGCCACTCGGGCGCGGCGTTCACGAACAACACCAACGTGGACGTGGGCACGTTCGTGCGCTCGGGTGTGCTGCAGGACGCGGTGGCGGTCATCCGCTCGGGGCTCAACACGCCGTCGCTCCTGGGCGTGGGCCGCACCGCGCCGTACCTGCATGACGGCAGCGCCCCCACGCTCAAGGCCCGCCTGATGAAGGGCCGCGAGACGAACCTGCACGGCATGACGTCGACGCTGTCCGACGCGGACATGGACGACCTGGTCGCGTACCTGGAGACGCTGTAGCGGGGAAGGGGGCACGGGCCCGACGGCGCCCGTGCCCCGCCCGCGGTCAGCGCGGGTCGTGCCGGTCGATGAAGTCCGGTCGGTCTCCTCCACGCCGCCGTGGGACCCGAAGGGAAGGGCGGGGATGGGGGAGCGCGTCTCGGGTTACTGCGCCGAAGGCGCGGGCTTCCGCGGAGCCGGCGCCACGGGCCGCACGTTCGCGGGACGCGGAGCGGCGACGGGCGGGGGCAACAAGGTGCCCGTGGGCGAAGGCGCGGAGAGCTGATCCGTCGTCCCCGTGCGCGGCGCGGTGAGGCTGTTCATCGGCTCCAGCGGCGCATCCAGGTGCAGGTGGTCCCCCGCGTCGCCCGGAGGTTCCGTCCCTGCGTCCGCCGTTGGATCCACCCCGCCGTGATTCGACGTCACCGCGAGCCGGGCCACGTCCATCGCGCGGTCGGGGTCATCCCCCAGCCAGGTCACGACGACGACGCATGGCGTGTCGTCATCCCACGCCACCACCTGCGTCATGCCCTGCACGGGGTTGCGGCGCGCGGCGGCCCGGCCCAGCCC
This genomic interval carries:
- a CDS encoding response regulator transcription factor; this encodes MSTSVPSEEKPQRILVVEDDLSILTGVSMNLRFEGYEVLQAQDGRTGLAKALDEAPDLLVLDLMLPELNGYEVIRELRQRGRDTPVVVLSARGQEADKILGLNLGADDYVVKPFGLQELLARIKAVLRRRFGATGTTQPPVTFGDVKVDLAQRTVARDGQPVELTAQEFKLLAHFLAHPGRTFTREELLSGAWGYHYEGSARTVDNFMRQLRLKFEADPEAPRHFLTVRGLGYRFER
- a CDS encoding c-type cytochrome translates to MRRQGWAALCAVTTLVLSGCKEREVAGTWSNASGSVALSRDDSLLYVVDSDNGILAVVDTERREKVSEVRVGPRPERVTVGPDDTVYVTNRGGRSVSVIRKGEAVEAARIPVGVEPTGLTVSPDGRTLYVVNSATRESAARGSLTAIDTDSLTARWELPLGEEPRGIALLEDGRKAAVTLFRQGDVMTVDLSNADQPRVMRDGTDLLAKANRPLAAGAIGARSNSDAPLPPSSQAGPRSFRSRGMVDLLGAPDGRRLFAPVLWSREDPLGGPVDGSDPALGDSMYGGGTPCGAAAGGGVVAAGLITFDAEGESPRPVVDDLDECRPPPEEKPDYPTSLIASPSFTKSLQGPAAAVVDPTGAWLFLVNQGSNNVAVVPSWRRSGSDLESTLSPVRQLVDVGAGPNGIALTRDGRKAYVYNAFDHTVSTLVSSGNELGGIREEGQRLAIAGDTLSPMAAAGRRMFFSAVDERMTRPSVAVSCASCHLEGREDGHVWGFPDGPRQTPSLAGRMTTATAPFHWSGEFSALGDFMSATVKDRMGGQELDTDTVAKLGAFIDAIPAPDNAFKGEPLTAQQAHGAALFAQAKCDTCHSGAAFTNNTNVDVGTFVRSGVLQDAVAVIRSGLNTPSLLGVGRTAPYLHDGSAPTLKARLMKGRETNLHGMTSTLSDADMDDLVAYLETL
- a CDS encoding sigma 54-interacting transcriptional regulator, with the protein product MPPVPPAPIPTHTVVAARAQGERLSAQRFHLVLLDTERAGTVYPLATEDLRVGKSTDNDVVIDHPTVSRNHLVVRRQGDRFLVQDLGSTNGTFLDGAQVREAYLRPGALLEVGDVRLRFSPQMAPVQVEPTAEDRLGDLVGRSVPMRQIFALLQRIAPTDSTVLLVGETGSGKGAGAKAIHKLSPRAAGPLVVFDCASVSDSLIESELFGHEKGAFTGAVGQRIGCLERAHGGTLFLDEIDDLALDLQPKLLRAIEDREFRRLGSSTPISFDARIVVASKKDLWAETQAGRFREDLYFRLSVFTVNLPPLRDRKEDIPLLVDAFAGEGLWPRLPEKIQEQFLGHTWPGNVRELRNALERARHMVDIPGLAGDNLLREFTRDVPAPAGDFLPVEFTGPFKVCKDELIRAFEREYLTRLLGRARGNIARAAREAELDRKHLYSLLHKYGLVQSESD
- a CDS encoding cell wall metabolism sensor histidine kinase WalK — protein: MTRPAPVILSFRRTFALLILLVVLPSAGLSGFGVVAIINERAAVEKRLESAWRGTLADLSAEVPRALNSGRLVQGGDRLAFLLPDDQELSDPEGTFHVENGLVRTKDPQLAEALAALVPEAASLPTVPTVFSLATSGRAVMVAAERQGATVRGVRLSNAALDALLADKAQVRATSEPVRFTLLPVPRDTSGEGGLVNRLMSEVAQARQNALGPPVLAERVLSAPLQDFRLVVLPTGEDPVASASTRNRAVYGVLLGLFYLTLTFGVGYTARVLYREARLSRMKTDFVSLVSHELRTPLTSIRMFIETLALGRLKDPAQTQEVLNLLTKETERLSDLIERVLDWARIESGRKVYQRESLPVTDVVDAAVAAFRTQRHGDGMEFTVVVDDGLPEVDVDRVAVAGALLNLLQNAYKYSGPTNRRIALRAWREGGHVNLSVEDNGVGIARKDRKRIFERFYRVDNLLTRKTEGSGLGLAISKRIVDAHGGRITVRSEPGQGSCFTIQLPVGRA
- a CDS encoding bifunctional 2-polyprenyl-6-hydroxyphenol methylase/3-demethylubiquinol 3-O-methyltransferase UbiG, which translates into the protein MAGNDSRGRTPLSLVGQEPDLVFYTRQASELGGPVLVLGAANGRVPWALAGHGFTTVGVDPSEAMIRSAEERRASEAPDVSERTRLIAADPRALRLPEQFPLVLAPQHALGLMAGRDDLEAFLATVRHHLAPGGTFIYDVLNAPREPVLPRDDDEPGSAVEPRRPLFALHLRERRTAGGPSPIRRLKLRHFLPEELENALVASGLTLRERYGRFDGKPFDLEDLRQIGVAGT
- a CDS encoding DUF3332 domain-containing protein encodes the protein MRSSRWLGVLCAGVLMMHATGCFGSFKLTQKIWQFNKGVSGNKFVQWLVFLVFVIIPVYEIGALVDSLVVNSIEFWSGSNPVGSVEGEDPNTRIVKLSPTDTLKMTRDPESGVMRLELQREGKEPVVRYFEPLEDGMVARDDAGALLIRAQGQADGAVKVTDARGSTVTVHARDAVDTARQLFQDGGAPALAQFATHQGEFSQGMASLDACTP